From Sulfurimonas sp., one genomic window encodes:
- the fabZ gene encoding 3-hydroxyacyl-ACP dehydratase FabZ: MVMDVTQIQKIIPHRFPFLLVDRITELNVNENLVGYKNVSISEPVFQGHFPGHPIYPGVMILEGMAQAGGILAFESMDMTEEEAARKVVYFMSIDNAKFRNPVTPGDKLEYRISIIKHKGAIWMLRGEAFVDDKLVSEADLKAMIVDK, translated from the coding sequence ATGGTTATGGATGTAACTCAAATTCAAAAAATAATCCCTCATCGTTTCCCTTTTTTACTTGTAGATAGAATCACTGAGCTAAATGTTAACGAAAACTTAGTAGGTTATAAAAACGTTAGTATCTCTGAACCTGTTTTCCAAGGTCACTTCCCGGGTCACCCAATTTATCCAGGTGTTATGATCTTAGAAGGTATGGCTCAAGCAGGTGGAATCTTAGCGTTTGAGAGTATGGATATGACTGAAGAGGAAGCTGCTAGAAAAGTAGTTTATTTTATGAGTATTGACAATGCAAAATTTAGAAATCCAGTTACACCTGGTGATAAACTAGAGTATCGTATCTCTATTATTAAACACAAAGGTGCTATTTGGATGTTAAGAGGTGAAGCTTTTGTTGACGATAAGCTTGTTTCAGAAGCTGATCTAAAAGCTATGATTGTAGATAAATAA
- the lpxA gene encoding acyl-ACP--UDP-N-acetylglucosamine O-acyltransferase, which translates to MSKISPQAVIEDGAKIGENVEIGPFCFVSNESTIGDGTTIAQGACIYGKTTIGKNNRIFSHAVIGSIPQDLKFHGEDVELIIGDNNTIREFTLFNPGTEGGGRKTVIGNNNLFMGYVHLGHDVIIGDNCILANAATLAGHVELGNGVVIGGMTPVHQFVHIGDFAMVGGASALSQDVPPYCMAEGNRATLRGLNLTGLRRHIERDDINELKSAYRELFESGKPLKDVAQELLDSTQNDFVKNICNFAIETKRGIPYERKIK; encoded by the coding sequence ATGAGTAAAATATCGCCTCAAGCGGTTATTGAAGATGGTGCTAAAATTGGAGAAAATGTAGAGATAGGTCCGTTTTGTTTTGTCTCTAATGAATCTACAATCGGTGATGGCACTACTATAGCTCAAGGTGCTTGTATCTACGGAAAAACTACGATCGGTAAAAACAACAGAATATTTTCTCATGCAGTAATAGGTTCAATTCCACAGGATCTAAAGTTTCACGGTGAGGATGTTGAACTTATTATAGGTGACAACAACACTATACGTGAATTTACACTTTTTAACCCTGGTACTGAGGGTGGTGGAAGAAAAACTGTTATAGGGAACAACAACTTATTTATGGGTTATGTTCACCTTGGTCATGATGTTATTATAGGTGACAACTGTATATTAGCAAATGCGGCAACACTAGCTGGACATGTTGAACTTGGAAACGGTGTAGTAATTGGTGGTATGACACCTGTTCATCAGTTTGTACATATTGGAGATTTTGCTATGGTTGGAGGTGCAAGTGCATTAAGCCAAGACGTACCGCCTTATTGTATGGCTGAGGGTAACCGTGCAACTCTACGCGGTCTTAACCTAACAGGTCTTAGACGCCATATAGAGAGAGACGATATAAATGAGTTAAAATCAGCTTACCGTGAACTTTTCGAGAGCGGAAAACCTTTGAAAGATGTAGCTCAGGAGTTATTAGATTCTACGCAAAATGATTTTGTTAAAAACATATGTAACTTTGCAATTGAGACAAAAAGGGGAATCCCTTATGAGAGAAAAATAAAATGA